One Curtobacterium sp. MCLR17_032 genomic window carries:
- a CDS encoding YihY/virulence factor BrkB family protein has protein sequence MPASRERDLRRSGVRAVVRRTYHSVIRHRVVDSAASLTFFALLTVFPTALTVVSLLAVVDQGGDSVADVIGILGVIVRPETAEHLETPLRQLLTLDNPWLGATVGLVLTLWSLSGYATAFGRAMNTAYEVEEGRRIWKFRSMMLLVTLLIMVGGAVALVILLGTPVISAAIVQQVGWPSWVDDVWNVAKWPVLAADLVVMVAVLYTATPNVRTPQLRWVSAGAGFAIGTWAIATVGFAVYVETIGGGNRAYGWLGGALLLLVYLYISNFVLVVGGELDSEVIRMRQLLAGIEADETIRLPLRDVTRNFTLARWRDQDIAAAAQVRAAAAELPDDEASPEDDELRRVAGQVRAGERPMP, from the coding sequence ATGCCGGCGAGCCGCGAACGCGACCTGCGCCGCTCGGGTGTCCGGGCGGTGGTGCGTCGGACGTACCACTCGGTCATCCGGCACCGGGTCGTCGACTCGGCCGCGTCGCTGACGTTCTTCGCGCTGCTCACCGTGTTCCCGACGGCCCTGACCGTGGTGTCGCTGCTGGCCGTCGTCGACCAGGGCGGGGACAGCGTCGCGGACGTGATCGGGATCCTCGGCGTCATCGTGCGGCCCGAGACGGCCGAGCACCTCGAGACCCCGCTGCGGCAACTGCTCACCCTCGACAACCCGTGGCTCGGCGCGACCGTCGGACTCGTCCTGACGCTGTGGTCGCTGTCCGGGTACGCGACCGCGTTCGGCCGGGCGATGAACACCGCCTACGAGGTCGAGGAGGGCCGGCGGATCTGGAAGTTCCGCAGCATGATGCTCCTCGTCACGCTGCTGATCATGGTCGGCGGCGCCGTCGCACTCGTCATCCTGCTCGGCACCCCGGTGATCTCCGCCGCGATCGTGCAGCAGGTCGGCTGGCCGTCCTGGGTCGACGACGTCTGGAACGTCGCGAAGTGGCCGGTCCTCGCCGCGGACCTGGTGGTCATGGTCGCCGTGCTCTACACCGCCACCCCCAACGTCAGGACGCCGCAGCTGCGGTGGGTCTCTGCCGGCGCCGGCTTCGCGATCGGGACGTGGGCGATCGCGACGGTCGGCTTCGCGGTCTACGTCGAGACGATCGGCGGCGGCAACCGCGCCTACGGCTGGCTCGGTGGGGCGCTGCTGCTGCTCGTGTACCTGTACATCTCGAACTTCGTGCTCGTCGTCGGCGGGGAGCTCGACTCCGAGGTGATCCGGATGCGCCAGTTGCTCGCCGGCATCGAGGCTGACGAGACCATCCGGCTGCCGCTCCGCGACGTCACCCGGAACTTCACGCTGGCCCGGTGGCGGGACCAGGACATCGCGGCGGCGGCACAGGTGCGGGCCGCGGCGGCGGAGCTCCCCGACGACGAGGCCTCACCCGAGGACGACGAGCTCCGGCGGGTGGCGGGGCAGGTGCGCGCGGGCGAGCGGCCGATGCCCTGA
- a CDS encoding MFS transporter, giving the protein MTPDAPAKPRRSLFADLTPLRRSPAFARLWIGSSIAGIGTMMTSVTVGLEVYEITRSTFMVSLVGVISLVPMILAGLYGGMLADAFDRRTVALVSAVLAWVSTAMIAAHAWLGLDSVALLYVLVTVNAVAGTVIGASRAAIVPRLVGIELLPAASALNSISAGFSVTVGPAVGGVLVAAFGFAPTYTVDVVLFSAAFLGVVTLPRMAPEHDALRPGLSSLIEGARFLRRSRNITMTFVLDIIAMTFGQPRVLFPAIGALVVGGGSITVGALTAAYAIGALLSGIFSGPLGHVRRQGEAVGWAITVYGGAIAAFGVVVACAHFLGGRPSETFSTGILPALVLCALFLALAGGADNVSSVFRGTILQAAAPDGMRGRLQGIFIVVVTGGPRVGDLYAGLVVAAGFAYPPVIGGVLIIALVALLLRMVPSFRRYDALHPNAN; this is encoded by the coding sequence GTGACACCAGATGCCCCCGCGAAGCCCCGCCGCTCCCTGTTCGCCGACCTGACCCCGCTCCGCCGCTCCCCCGCCTTCGCCCGACTCTGGATCGGCAGCTCGATCGCCGGCATCGGCACGATGATGACGAGCGTCACCGTCGGGCTCGAGGTGTACGAGATCACCCGCTCGACCTTCATGGTGTCCCTGGTCGGCGTGATCTCCCTGGTGCCGATGATCCTGGCCGGTCTGTACGGCGGGATGCTCGCCGACGCGTTCGACCGCCGCACCGTGGCCCTCGTGTCGGCCGTCCTGGCGTGGGTGTCGACCGCGATGATCGCCGCGCACGCCTGGCTCGGCCTCGACAGCGTCGCACTGCTCTACGTGCTGGTCACGGTGAACGCCGTCGCCGGCACCGTCATCGGGGCCTCCCGCGCCGCCATCGTGCCACGCCTGGTCGGCATCGAGCTGCTGCCCGCGGCGAGCGCCCTGAACAGCATCAGCGCCGGCTTCTCGGTGACGGTCGGCCCGGCGGTCGGTGGGGTGCTCGTCGCCGCGTTCGGCTTCGCGCCGACGTACACGGTCGACGTCGTCCTGTTCAGTGCGGCGTTCCTCGGGGTGGTCACGCTGCCCCGGATGGCCCCGGAGCACGACGCCCTGCGCCCCGGACTGTCGTCGCTGATCGAGGGGGCGAGGTTCCTCCGGCGCTCCCGCAACATCACGATGACCTTCGTGCTCGACATCATCGCGATGACCTTCGGCCAGCCCCGCGTGCTCTTCCCGGCGATCGGCGCGCTGGTCGTCGGCGGCGGGTCGATCACCGTCGGGGCGCTCACCGCGGCGTACGCGATCGGTGCACTGCTCTCCGGGATCTTCTCCGGGCCGCTCGGCCACGTGCGACGCCAGGGCGAGGCCGTCGGCTGGGCGATCACGGTCTACGGCGGAGCGATCGCGGCGTTCGGTGTCGTCGTCGCCTGCGCGCACTTCCTCGGCGGGCGGCCGTCCGAGACCTTCTCGACCGGGATCCTGCCGGCGCTGGTGCTCTGCGCGCTGTTCCTCGCGCTGGCCGGCGGTGCGGACAACGTGAGCAGCGTGTTCCGCGGGACGATCCTCCAGGCCGCCGCACCGGACGGCATGCGCGGTCGACTGCAGGGCATCTTCATCGTCGTCGTGACCGGCGGCCCGCGCGTCGGCGACCTCTACGCCGGCCTGGTCGTCGCGGCCGGGTTCGCCTACCCGCCGGTGATCGGCGGTGTCCTCATCATCGCCCTGGTCGCCCTGCTGCTCCGGATGGTCCCCTCGTTCCGCCGGTACGACGCCCTGCACCCGAACGCGAACTGA
- a CDS encoding FKBP-type peptidyl-prolyl cis-trans isomerase, translating to MTDLNSKPEFDAPEGPAPTDLVITDIVEGDGAVAESGSTVKVHYAGVEYESGEEFDSSWGRGEPIDFPLAALVRGWQEGIPGMKVGGRRKLVVPPELAYGPAGGGHFLSGKTLIFVIDLLGVR from the coding sequence ATGACTGACCTGAACAGCAAGCCCGAGTTCGACGCTCCCGAGGGCCCGGCCCCCACCGACCTCGTCATCACCGACATCGTCGAGGGTGACGGCGCCGTCGCCGAGTCCGGCTCGACCGTCAAGGTCCACTACGCCGGCGTCGAGTACGAGTCCGGCGAGGAGTTCGACAGCTCCTGGGGCCGTGGCGAACCGATCGACTTCCCCCTCGCGGCGCTCGTCCGCGGCTGGCAGGAGGGCATCCCCGGCATGAAGGTCGGCGGGCGCCGCAAGCTCGTCGTCCCGCCGGAGCTCGCCTACGGCCCGGCCGGCGGCGGACACTTCCTGTCCGGCAAGACCCTGATCTTCGTCATCGACCTGCTCGGCGTCCGC